The genomic interval tatctactggtagtactgcacagtgtgatgctgtacctactggtagtactgcataGTGTGATGCTGTACCtactggtaatactacagagtGATGCTGTATCTACTGGTAATACTGCATAGTGTGATGCTGTATCTACTGGTAATACTGCACAGTGTGATGCTGTATCtactggtaatactacagagtgtgatgctgtatctactggtaatactacagagtGTGATGCTGTATCTACTGGTAATACTGCAGAGTGTGATGCTGTATCTACTGGTAATACTATAGATGTTTCTGTCATTCTACTTCTGTAAGAGCTGTTCACAATTAAATCTACAATCTGGTTCCTTTTTCAGTAAAATGGCAACACAGTCACTTGTTTTGATATTTAGCTGAAATGACCATTGAATAAAAAAGTATTATTAACCAAAGCAATGTATTAACTTGAAATCAATTTTCATGGAACAGCCTTGTTGTTTGGTGGAACAGCCTTGTTGTTTGGTGGAACAGCCTTGTTGTTTGGTGGAACAGCCTTGTTGTTTGGTGGAACAGCCTTGTTGTTTGGTGGAACAGCCTTGTTGTTTGATGGAACAGCCTTGTTGTTTGATGGAACAGCCTTGTTGTTTGGTGGAACAGCCTTGTTGTTTGGTGGAACAGCCTTGTTGTTTGGTGGAACAGCCTTGTTGTTTGGTGGAACAGCCTTGTTGTTTGGTGGAACAGCCTTGTTGTTTGGTGGAACAGCCTTGTTGTTTGATGGAACAGCCTTGTTGTTTGGTGGAACAGCCTTGTTGTTTGGTGGAACAGCCTTGTTGTTTGATGGAACAGCCTTGTTGTTTGATGGAACAGCCTTGTTGTTTGGTGGAACAGCCTTGTTGTTTGATGGAACAGCCTTGTTGTTTGATGGAACAGCCTTGTTATTTGATGGAACAACCAATCCATTATCTAGAGAACCCCTTGTTTAGTTTATTTGCATTATTTCACAATCATACACATTCACAGGTCACTCAGCACTGTAACACATGATGAACAGGGAATATCTGTCACtagaatcatcatcatcactgtcatcatcatcatcatcatcatcattactaccatcatcatcatcatcacaaccattcatcatcgtcatcattattactaccatcatcactaccatcatcatcattattactaccatcatcaccatcatcatcatcacaaccatcatcatcatcatcatcatcatcatcatcacaaccatcatcactatcatcattatcagtagtactaccatcatcattatcatcatcatcactatcatcatcatcatcatcatcaccatcttcatcaacatcttcatcattattactaccatcatcatcatcatcatcattatcactaccatcatcatcatcaccatcattattactaccatcatcatcaccatcaccatcattatcactaccatcatcattaccatcatcatcatcattattactgccatcatcatcaccatcatcatcaccatcatcactaccatcatcactaccatcatcattatcactaccatcatcattaccatcatcatcaccatcatcatcaccatcagtattactgccatcatcatcatcttcatcattattactaccatcatcatcattatcactaccatcatcatcatcatcatcagtattactgccatcatcatcttcatcattattactaccatcatcatcatcattattactaccatcatcatcatcatcatcatcatcatcaccaccatcatcaccatcattattactaccatcatcataatcatcatcattattactaccatcatcatcattttcatcattattactaccatcatcatcaccatcatcatcatcatcagtattactaccatcaccatcatcatcagtattactaccatcatcatcatcatcatctttatcatcatcaccatcatcatcaccatcttcatcatcaccatcattattactaccatcatcatcaccaccatcatcatcattattactaccatcatcatcatcaccatcatcatcaccatcatcatcaccatcatcaccatcattattactaccatcatcatcatcatcaccatcatcaccatcatcatattactaccaccatcatcatcatcaacatcatcatcattattactaccatcatcatcatcatcatcattattactaccatcttcaacatcatcatcattattactaccaTCTTCATCATCGCCATCATCATGATCAGTATTACTACCGTCAACATCAACAttattattactaccatcatcatcatcaccaccatcatcatcaccatcattattactaccgtcatcatcatcaccaccatcaccaccatcattattactaccatcaccatcatcatcattattattactatcatcatcaccatcatcaccatcatcatcaccaccatcatcaccatcattattactaccatcaccatcatcatcattattattactatcatcatcaccatcatcaccatcatcatcaccaccatcatcaccatcattattactaccatcaccatcatcatcattattattactatcatcatcaccatcatcaccatcatcatcaccaccatcatcaccatcattattactaccatcgtcatcaccatcattattactaccatcatcatcatcattattactaccatcaccatcatcattattactaccatcaccatcatcatcattattattactaccatcatcatcatcattattattattactaccatcatcatcatcatcatcattattattattactaccatcatcatcatcatcatcattattattattactaccatcatcatcatcattatcatcatattattactaccatcatcatcatctttatCATCAGTCTTTTTCCTCACTGTAACATGAATCAGCACCAGGCGCAAATCAAAAAGCTGTAATTAAACATAATACCAATCATCTTCTTATTGATTGGCATCCCGTTAACGGGTCAGTTgtatatcctcttacatctagacgttccgctagcggaacacctgctccattatccaatgatgggcgtggcgcgaattgaaaattcctctaaaatccgaaaacttcaatttttcaaacatatgactattttacagcattttaaagataagactctcgttaatctaaccacactgtccgatttcaaaaaggctttacaacgaaagcaaaacattagattatgtcagcagagtaccaagccagaaataatcagacacccatttttcaagcaagcatataatgtcacataaacccaaaccacagctaaatgcagcactaacctttgatgatcttcatcagatgacactcctaggacattatgttatacaatacatgcatgttttgttcaatcaagttcatatttatatcaaaaaccagctttttacattagcatgtgacgttcagaactagcatacccccgcaaacatccggtgaatttactaaattactcacgataaacgttcacaaaaaacataattattttaacaattatagatacagaactcctctatgcactcgatatgtccgattttaaaatagcttttcggtgaaagcacattttgcaatattctcagtagatagcccagccatcacggctagccatttagacaccgaccaagtttagccctgaccaaactccgatttactattacaaaagtttcattacctttgttgtcttcgtcagaatgcactcccaggactgctacttcaataacaaatgttggtttggtccaaaataatccatcgttatatccaaattgcggcgttttgttcgtgcgttcaagacactatccgaaagggtaaatcagggttacgagcatggcgcagttcgtgacaaaagatttctaaatattccattaccgtacttcgaagcatgtcaaccgctgtttaaaatccattttatgccatttttctcgtaaaaaagcgataatattccgaccgggaatctccgtttagctaaacagaggaaagtaaacaaagcattcggtcgacgcgggcacgagcctgagtctcacagtactgtaaccagccactacccaaacgcgctacttttattcagccagagcctgcaaagccacgattcagctttttgccgccttctgagagcccatgtgagccgtaggaagtgtcacgtaacagcagagatcctctgtaattgatagagataatcaacaaggccaagaaatggtcagacagggtacttcctgtacagaataatctcaggttttggcctgccaaatgagttctgttatactcacagacaccattcaaacagttttagaaactttggagtgttttctatccaaagctaataattatatgcatattctagtttctgggcaggagtactaatcagattaaatcgggtacgttttttatccgtccgtgaaaatactgccccctagccataacaggatatcCTGCAGCACCTTTTGTCAccatcgcagattttagagaaacaataaATGTCGGTATATATAAGAGTTTTATATCGGccaaagcttaaattcttgttaatataactgcactgtccaatttaaagtagctattactgcaaaaaaaaaatgCCTTGCTATTGTTTGTGGAAAACTTTTTtcaccgcgataggtttgataaattcacctctgaaggtgaaatgtgtacttacattctgaaatcttgctctgttttatcatccaaagggtcccagagataacatgaagtgttgttttgttagataaaatcctttcaTATCCTAAGACCCATATAGcgtgcacgatcgattttgtatttccactccttcaatttgcaaagaaaggaatctgtgaaaatctcaccctaaaccttgtttcaacgagtcaaatcacgttcgtatctattcctcagagatcctagaaggtaaccagacttcactatatcattaggggtgtagtatatcctataggacaccatatttggtcagagagtgacaccttcatggcacgccgatgacgcaggcggtcttcacttgaaccaatcggggtcaaacaaagttagctagatagccaatgagctgggctctACGGGAGTATCCGGAAACCATGTATCTATCTGTCgtaaaatgtagctactaaccttgTACAACAGTACGCCTTTTAATTTTGGACAGAAATtataagaatattcagagttatgaagttatgaaaactggttgttttgcaaatgttgaacttataatatggctactaatactggaaaagctaaatcaaagtccaagtatacagatttgacgatattctttcAGAAATGTTTTATATGAATGCAAATGTCTGCTTCacaatttgcccaaatgtacctgggtgacttcacgctaaatgtcatgtagttcgctcatacttcaagttatccgtctGGAACTTTGCACGTACACTTGCACGATCCCTATACATACAGTAGAAACATGTCATGATTTTGAATCCTCTTCAGTTCCGTTGAGATGTTAGAGACTCTATTTTTTAAGATTAAGAACTCATGGCACCGAGTGCGGGACCAACAGCACCAAAACAGAATCCTCAATTACGCGTTTTTCAAATTCACAATTTCTATATCTGTTGTTTCGCacgtacagaaagagagaaatccAAATAATATTGACACTATGTGCAAAGAAAATATCTGTCCAAGACAGTAATGGGTCCACTATCATAAAGACTTCCAGCACTtgcaaataaagtaaaaaaataaacctAGAAACTAAATCCATTCTCAGTCAGCAGACATTTTGACCATCCAACCATTAAAACATTTTTGTGCGGTGGGCTAaaacagggtcacacagagtattTATTGGTAGCAGTAAACACATctacaaaagtatacacctcacagacATGGTTATGGGCTGAAAAAAAGAGAAGACACCTGTATCATGTCAGATATCGAGTTGAAATCTATTACATTTTGaggttgcatcccaatattacaattTATACACATCACAGAAGACGGAAATATCACAACACCATTTGACATACAAACCCTGGATTttctgcagtttaaaaaaaaaaaaatgttaattaattatgcaattatgaaaaatattaattacattccacccatgaggccttCTAGGTCATTTTACTGCCAAACTAATGACGTGGTCTATAATTCATATCTTCCTCTTCCGCACAAGGCCACTCAAACAAAATGTTGCAATATTGAACGTTCCCGCTCCCGTCCGCACATGTTTCATGGGATACTTTTCCAAGGAGGTGAGTGGACGCGGAACCAGACATGTGGATGGTGACAGAAGGTACACATTAGGCATTAGGTTTCTTTATGTGTAGAAGATGAGTTCAGGTATCTGTCCCCCTTGGACTCCGGTTCCATTGGTACTGTCTGACGAACACTGGAACTGAAACGTCACCTTCCCACACTGCACCTCCGTCATGCCTTCCTGTCCAAAGTAACTCAACTCGCTCCCATCCAGCACCACGCTGGCCGTGTAGAACATATCCGGTTCTATCTGCACGGGGTACTCAAACCACACGGGGAACGTGTTGCTAGAACCGTCAGAGAAGTATTTACTCAGGTTCTGTCCTAGGAGAAGGCCCTGGCGTTTGAGCTCAATCTTAGCCGAGTACTCCGCCGATCCACAGCTGGAGCCGTAGAGGCCGAACCCGGCGATGAAGATGCGTTTGTCCACGGTGAACTGAATGCTGTCACAGCGTCCCCGGTAGCGCCACTGGTTGCTCCGGTAGGCACAGGACTGGAAACGGTGGCATTGCTGAGGAGACAGGCCCTTCCGTGGTTGGCTGGCGAACTGGAGGTCCGGTTTCTTGGCAGCGGTGTACCACAGGAAGATGTCGTTGGTTTCGTTCAGGGTCAGGACGCCTGATTGAGCGGCACCATTGGCAAAGTCGTCCAATGTCATGGTGGGAATGCGGATGAGGAATACGGCCTTGCCCAGCACCTAAAAAAGAAAGATAGTTGATTCATtcattcaaaaatatatatacagttgaagtcggaagtttatatacaccttagccaaatacatttaaactccctGTCTACAtttaaattccctgtcttaggtcagttaggatcaccactttattttaataatgtgaaatgtcagaataatagtagagataatgatttatttcagcttttatttctttcatcacattcccagtgggtcagaagtttacatacactcaattcgtatttggtaacattgccttttaaattgtttaacttgggtcaaatgtttcgggtagccttccacaagcttcccacaataagtttggtgaattttggcccattcctcctgacagagctggtgtaactgaatcaggtttgtaggcctccttgctcgcacacgctttttcagttctgcccacagaaattgtttatacagatgaaggtggtaccttcaggcatttggaaattgctcccaaggatgaaccagacctgtggagttctactatttattttctgaggttttggctgatttcttttgattttcccatgatgtcaagcaaagaggcactgagtttgaaggtaggccttgaaatacatccacaggtacacctccaattgactcaaatgatgtcaattagcctatcagaagcttctaaagccatgacataattttctgtttaaaggcagagtcaacttagtgtatgtaaacttctgaccaccggaattgtgatacagtgaattataagtgaagtaatctgtctgtaaacaattgttggaaaaattacttgtgtcatgcacaaagtagatgtcctaaccgacttgccaaaactatagtttgttaacaagaaatttgtggagtggttgaaaaacaagttttaatgactccaacctaagtgtatgtaaacttccgacttcaactgcatatatTAAAACCACACCTAGTAAACCCTAAATACTTAACACACTAGAAACTGAGGAGCCATACAAACATGCCAGACTATCATAGATCAGCATAAGATATCATCAATAACTACTTTCATAAGAGAATGCAGTGACCTTCAcacaacacctagcaacctcgtCAACCTCTTGCCATAATGGCTAAAATGTTGTGTTGCTAGTCACTGGCATTGTTGCTGTAATCCCGTTAGTAGTACCTTGCGTTTGTTGTCTATGGAGGTGGTGAGGTCCTGTCTCTGACACTCTGCCTCGGCCCAGCTCAGAGCTGCCTCGAACACCACCTCCTCTTTGGCGTTGAGGGTCTCTCTCTGGAGGATACTCTCTAGTGTCTGGGAGTCGATGTCAGTGAAACCCTCTGACCGCAGGGCTAGCTCTGCCTGGGCATCAATCACCTGGTGGGATGAGGATGGACAGCATGAATAATCTGTAGGCTACAGATGCGTTTTTTTGGCCACATCCTTCTTCAGCATGCAAAGACAACACACTGGTCAAATTCAAGATAACAGACAACATCAGTGATAAATTAATTTTAGCCCAAAATATCAATgatcaaaaataaaaaacacaacatgtaaagtgttgttcccatgttttatgagatgtaataaaagattccagaaatgttccatatgcacaaaaagcttatttttctaaaatgttgtgcacaaatttgtttacatccttgttaggaagcatttctcctttgccaagataaaccttccacctgacagatgtggcatatcaagaagctgattaaatataTCAAGATTAACCCCCTAAGGTCGATGTTTGCACCCCCGAGGAAATCTATTTTGCAATTTAAGCTAGAGCTTGATGCGTCTCTGTCCACTGCATCAGTccacatctgtggtgaaaggttaCAGAGATAGagtagtgtttgtcagaccatgagtcCCTAAAAGCGGTCTCCTCATAAAAtcatctgtagcgtccgaacggtttgttctccgttttgccctaCGACCCCAACAAGTGTCTTGGGACTCGTCTAAGTCGGTACAGCCAATcagccaacttctgtctgtagcgtccaaaccgtTTGGGCTACATACTAATAtcaatatgacccctctgtggaaagataagactctcacgaCCACGCAcatattgttgttttgttttaggACTCCCACAGGTCCCCCgcgactcgtctgaaggtcccccgagactcgtctgaaggtcccccgcgactcgtctgaaggtcccccgcgactcgtctgaaggtcccccgagactcgtctgaaggtcccccgagactcgtctgaaggtcccccgcgactcgtctgaaggtccccctacactcgtctgaaggtcccccgcaactcgtctgaaggtcccccgagactcgtctgaaggtccccctacactcgtctgaaggtcccccgcgactcgtctgaaggtcccccaaGACTCGTCTGATGGTCCCCCGAGACTCGACTGATGGTCCCCCgcgactcgtctgaaggtcccccgcgactcgtctgaaggtcccccgaGACTCGACTGATggtcccccggtaccagttgaaaaaagttatggaagtatatatggagactgtttagaaccaaaaataaggggttaaatacatgtaaaaaaaaccaaaaaaacaacgagcacaattgcattttatctacggcaatttgaatacacagagataccgtgatgagatcctgaggaccATTGTCGTGCCGTTCAGCCACCCCcaacacctcatgtttcagcataataatgcacagcgtcatgtcgcaaggatctgtacacaattcctgggagCTGAAAACGTCCTACTTCTTCcaaggcctgcatactcaccagacatgtcactgattgagcatgtttgggatgctctgaatcgacatgtacgacagtgtgttcaagttcccgccaatatccagcaacttcacacagccattgatgaggagtgggacaacattccacaggccacaatcaacagcctgattaactctatgtgaaggagatgtgtcgcactgcatgaggcaaatgttggtcacaccagatactgactggttttctgatcctcgccccgaccaacagatgcatatctgtattcccagtcatgtgatatccatagatttcagcctaattcatttatttcaattgactgatttctttatatgaactgtaactcaagtcatctttaaaattgttgcattttgattttatatttttttgtttagaGTATATTAGTAGCATTATAAGTAGTACCCATAATGTAGTACATAATACTATACATAATACGATTACATACATAATGTAACATATCCTGTTCTATCTTAGGAAAGATGTTCCTGAAACTACTACTATATTATTGTGACCCATCTTCTTTCCAATAAATGCTGTCAGAAGTAAAACTACCTCCTTATCGATACATTATTCACAAAGGTTTCTCACCGCCTCCTTGTCAATACAATATTCACAAAGGTTTCTCACCTCCCAGCAACGCTGCGTCAACTTGGGCTCCTCAAACAAACAGCTCTGTGACAGCAGGACGCAGGCGTTCTTGGCTGAAA from Salmo salar chromosome ssa28, Ssal_v3.1, whole genome shotgun sequence carries:
- the LOC106589979 gene encoding BTB/POZ domain-containing protein 3, with the protein product MVDAKGRNMKCLTFLLMLPESVKSKSPSSKSSKKAVNGSSAAGGSTGSRLPPACYEIITLKNKKKGKMADIFSSTKKQGEGSSTNTAQEYQQQNLNNNNTVQNCNWQGLYSTIRERNSVMFNNELMADVHFVVGQTGGTQRLPGHRYVLAVGSSVFHAMFYGELAENKDEIRIPDMEPAAFLAMLKYIYCDEIDLSADTVLATLYTAKKYIVPHLVRACVNFLETSLSAKNACVLLSQSCLFEEPKLTQRCWEVIDAQAELALRSEGFTDIDSQTLESILQRETLNAKEEVVFEAALSWAEAECQRQDLTTSIDNKRKVLGKAVFLIRIPTMTLDDFANGAAQSGVLTLNETNDIFLWYTAAKKPDLQFASQPRKGLSPQQCHRFQSCAYRSNQWRYRGRCDSIQFTVDKRIFIAGFGLYGSSCGSAEYSAKIELKRQGLLLGQNLSKYFSDGSSNTFPVWFEYPVQIEPDMFYTASVVLDGSELSYFGQEGMTEVQCGKVTFQFQCSSDSTNGTGVQGGQIPELIFYT